A window from Mycoplasma phocoeninasale encodes these proteins:
- a CDS encoding ATP-binding cassette domain-containing protein, giving the protein MDRIKENKKVILSIDNLKKYFISQGSINKAVDGVSFDLHEGEIIGLIGESGSGKTTVGRTILRLYDDYNGFVRLNDKIISGKKISYQLNKFLRKNVQMIFQDPHASLNGQQNIYTILKEPLVVNGILKTKIKDIFKDWLQVKKAFKYSFQIQAMQLELQNLIEINSLAKPLFNKWVKEFQEMKFDTDLSKEDNFTLFFGYLEERQNVESLIINQMYSNSSQLIDYYYEMQRRYRNDELEKVELDYTRAKELIRKEIMLSKVSVKEIKAREELKKLNNEIKELKQSLKELRNENTNTFINFINENKNEASLINIARLMSTDLEFYSYNLKNELLFLKKAKILKHIKSLCPYLRFEEIREISTKLNEYSKDFYSSHLQDLKFSKNLKQTIHNLLDNNFKFGFDKYKKMSISEKSNWDKLFNKKHDKIKEVKKSMLVKELPKNSKDDLEKFFEKTKTIEEKYESARLKMLVSYKDRIKDLYEKINKQTEIYKDLVEKQTFCNKKYEFFKEEFFKYVNLMAKEKIDAEKAKITSLSATKEDIKKNAQAIKRANNAIRKHEKELSLSLKMYESDISLKEDTLKSFDIEKTYLKRDIKSIYVLLGIDLKWVEENLQANNKNSKWTERYNFFNSVFSFPIAKILVSELLSKIIIYKSLEDVGLLKQFAYRYPHEFSGGQLQRIVIARALITEPKVIVADEPIASLDISIQAQVVNLLKELCLKKNIGLIFIAHDLSMIEYIADKVEIMHLGKIVEKGKTESIYANPVHPYTINLFKAIPKISNANEKFENVSFALDYLDAQQFPNIPEIFKVEDDHYIYGTKDQASEWIKDSQKHNR; this is encoded by the coding sequence ATGGATAGAATAAAAGAGAATAAAAAAGTTATATTATCAATTGATAATCTAAAAAAATATTTTATTAGTCAAGGCTCGATAAATAAAGCTGTTGATGGCGTTTCTTTTGATTTACATGAAGGTGAAATAATTGGTTTAATTGGTGAATCAGGTTCAGGAAAAACAACAGTAGGTCGAACTATTTTAAGACTTTATGATGATTATAATGGTTTTGTTCGTCTAAATGACAAAATCATTTCAGGTAAAAAAATTAGTTATCAACTTAATAAGTTTTTACGTAAAAATGTGCAGATGATCTTTCAAGATCCACATGCATCATTAAATGGTCAACAAAACATTTATACAATTTTAAAAGAACCACTAGTTGTTAATGGAATTTTAAAAACTAAAATTAAGGATATTTTTAAAGATTGACTGCAAGTTAAAAAAGCCTTTAAATATTCATTTCAAATTCAAGCAATGCAACTTGAACTTCAAAACCTAATTGAAATCAATAGTTTGGCAAAACCATTATTTAACAAATGAGTTAAAGAGTTTCAAGAAATGAAATTTGATACTGACTTAAGCAAAGAAGACAATTTCACCCTGTTTTTCGGTTACTTAGAAGAACGTCAAAACGTTGAGAGTCTTATTATTAACCAGATGTATTCAAATAGCTCGCAATTAATTGATTACTACTACGAAATGCAAAGAAGATATCGTAATGATGAACTAGAAAAAGTAGAACTTGACTATACTCGTGCTAAAGAACTTATTCGTAAGGAAATAATGTTAAGCAAGGTATCAGTTAAAGAAATTAAGGCTAGAGAAGAGCTTAAAAAATTAAATAATGAAATAAAAGAATTAAAGCAATCGCTAAAAGAATTGAGAAATGAAAATACAAATACTTTCATAAACTTTATTAATGAAAATAAAAATGAAGCTAGTTTAATTAACATCGCTAGATTGATGTCAACTGATTTAGAATTTTATTCATATAATCTAAAAAATGAACTACTCTTCTTGAAAAAAGCAAAAATTTTAAAACATATCAAATCATTATGCCCATACCTACGTTTTGAAGAAATTCGTGAAATTTCTACAAAATTAAATGAATACAGCAAAGATTTCTACTCAAGTCACCTACAAGATTTGAAATTCTCAAAAAACTTAAAACAAACCATTCATAATTTACTAGATAATAACTTTAAGTTTGGCTTTGATAAATACAAAAAGATGTCGATATCAGAGAAATCAAATTGAGATAAATTATTTAACAAAAAGCATGATAAAATCAAAGAAGTTAAGAAAAGCATGTTAGTTAAAGAATTACCAAAAAACAGTAAAGACGACTTAGAAAAATTCTTTGAAAAGACAAAAACAATTGAAGAAAAATATGAATCTGCGCGTTTGAAAATGCTAGTTTCCTATAAAGATCGAATCAAAGATTTATACGAAAAAATTAATAAACAAACCGAAATTTATAAGGATCTTGTTGAAAAACAAACTTTTTGTAATAAAAAATATGAATTTTTCAAAGAAGAGTTTTTTAAATATGTCAACTTAATGGCGAAAGAAAAAATTGATGCTGAAAAAGCAAAAATTACTTCACTTTCAGCTACAAAAGAAGATATCAAAAAGAATGCGCAAGCTATCAAGCGTGCTAACAATGCAATTAGAAAACATGAAAAAGAACTATCATTATCACTAAAAATGTATGAATCTGATATTTCTTTAAAAGAGGACACTTTAAAATCATTTGATATTGAAAAAACATATTTAAAACGTGACATTAAAAGTATTTATGTTTTATTAGGAATTGATCTAAAATGAGTTGAAGAAAATCTTCAAGCAAATAATAAAAATTCTAAATGAACAGAAAGATATAATTTCTTTAATAGTGTTTTCTCATTCCCGATTGCCAAAATCCTTGTTTCGGAATTATTGAGTAAAATTATTATTTATAAATCACTAGAAGACGTTGGCTTATTAAAACAATTTGCCTATCGTTACCCACATGAATTTAGTGGTGGACAGCTACAAAGAATTGTTATTGCTAGAGCTCTAATCACTGAGCCAAAAGTAATTGTCGCTGATGAACCTATTGCATCACTTGATATTTCTATTCAAGCGCAAGTTGTTAATCTACTAAAAGAGTTATGTTTAAAGAAAAATATTGGATTAATATTTATCGCCCACGACTTAAGTATGATTGAATATATTGCCGATAAAGTTGAAATTATGCACCTTGGTAAAATTGTTGAAAAAGGTAAGACTGAATCAATTTATGCTAACCCAGTCCACCCATATACTATTAATCTATTTAAAGCAATTCCAAAAATTTCTAATGCTAATGAAAAATTTGAAAATGTTTCTTTTGCTTTAGATTATTTGGATGCACAACAATTTCCGAATATTCCTGAAATATTTAAAGTTGAAGATGATCACTATATTTACGGAACAAAAGACCAAGCTAGTGAATGGATTAAAGATTCACAAAAGCATAATCGTTAA
- a CDS encoding triose-phosphate isomerase yields MKYLIANLKMNLTYSESENYIKKIENAYQQSEVNGNVQLGMAFSYDAISLSNKCKKRSFWLGSQNIGHKIQGALTGEVSIRSAEELGLDFVIIGHSERRLWFNENNELINQKLALVEKTNLKAILCIGENHEEFSSGRTEEVIKNQLAAALKNVNIFDKLLISYEPVYCIGNGVIPEKEHIQKIVNLIHSLTNKNIPILYGGSVCQANILEIKEIENLSGFLVGTAAIKAEDFIELSKAL; encoded by the coding sequence ATGAAATACTTAATAGCAAATTTAAAAATGAACCTGACATACTCAGAAAGCGAAAACTACATCAAAAAAATTGAAAATGCATATCAGCAATCAGAGGTTAATGGCAATGTTCAGTTAGGAATGGCGTTTTCATATGACGCAATTTCTTTGTCGAATAAATGTAAAAAAAGATCTTTTTGGTTAGGATCACAAAATATTGGTCATAAAATTCAAGGGGCACTAACTGGTGAAGTTTCAATTAGGAGTGCTGAAGAGCTTGGGCTTGATTTTGTTATAATCGGTCACAGCGAGCGTCGTCTTTGATTTAATGAAAATAATGAACTAATTAATCAAAAGCTAGCACTAGTGGAAAAAACTAATTTAAAAGCAATTTTATGTATTGGCGAAAATCACGAAGAATTTAGCAGCGGTAGAACTGAAGAAGTAATAAAAAATCAATTAGCAGCAGCTTTAAAAAACGTTAACATTTTTGATAAACTATTAATTTCATATGAACCCGTATACTGTATTGGTAACGGTGTTATTCCGGAAAAAGAGCATATTCAAAAAATTGTTAATTTAATTCATAGTTTAACGAATAAGAATATTCCTATATTATATGGTGGATCAGTATGTCAAGCAAATATCCTAGAAATTAAAGAAATTGAAAATCTTTCTGGTTTTCTAGTTGGAACAGCTGCCATTAAAGCGGAAGATTTCATTGAACTTTCAAAAGCATTGTAA
- a CDS encoding DegV family protein, with translation MKIKIILDSSAGLSKEAANDFGWELLPIQSEIDKKIYQNGVDMNVDKFEEIWNANKKVEALTYATPPGISESIVNKYLDDYDKIIIYGISTELSSQVANLTQLFQNNDKVFVVQSKKISYLIVRDLLLFEESLKNGDSFEKAIEIFSQPHERLLVIPKYNDALVKGGRLSKTAAAIAKLLKIVPIIKLENGILEKDSIGRVFLKSIEKQIKDIYDKVDKNDSEIHLIFIHSNSNDLDYLVPKAQEITENKFKIMTVKTSTDIAIHAGIGAICLTFAKIKKSIQDKFHKIGKLY, from the coding sequence ATGAAAATTAAGATAATACTAGATTCATCAGCCGGACTTTCTAAAGAAGCGGCAAATGATTTCGGATGAGAATTACTGCCAATTCAAAGTGAAATTGACAAAAAAATTTATCAAAATGGTGTTGACATGAATGTTGACAAATTTGAGGAAATTTGAAATGCTAATAAAAAAGTTGAAGCATTAACCTATGCTACTCCTCCAGGAATTTCAGAGAGCATTGTTAATAAATACCTAGATGATTATGACAAAATAATTATCTATGGCATATCAACTGAGCTTTCATCACAAGTTGCTAACTTAACACAACTATTTCAGAACAATGATAAGGTTTTTGTTGTTCAATCAAAAAAAATTTCATATTTAATTGTTAGGGACTTATTATTGTTTGAAGAAAGTCTTAAAAATGGTGATAGTTTTGAAAAAGCGATTGAAATATTTAGTCAACCACATGAACGTTTACTAGTTATTCCAAAATATAATGATGCCTTAGTTAAGGGAGGAAGACTTTCTAAAACGGCGGCAGCAATTGCTAAATTGCTAAAAATTGTTCCAATTATTAAACTGGAAAATGGAATTTTAGAAAAGGATAGTATTGGAAGAGTATTTTTAAAATCAATTGAAAAACAAATTAAAGATATCTATGACAAAGTTGATAAAAATGATTCTGAAATTCATTTAATATTTATTCACTCAAACAGCAATGACCTAGACTACTTAGTACCAAAGGCACAGGAGATCACTGAAAATAAATTTAAGATAATGACCGTAAAAACTTCAACTGATATTGCAATCCATGCCGGAATTGGAGCCATCTGTCTTACTTTTGCCAAAATTAAAAAATCAATTCAAGATAAGTTTCATAAAATAGGAAAATTATATTAA